Proteins from a single region of Starkeya sp. ORNL1:
- a CDS encoding organic hydroperoxide resistance protein, producing MSRIARIIYTARIATTGGRENGASRSSDGLLDIRLSTPGSMRIGTNPEQLLAAGWSASFASAIVSAAHERKLTLPAGVSISAEVDLNLGDDGYSLSTRLNVALPGVEHEAARALIEQAHDICPYSKATRGNVEISINLL from the coding sequence ATGAGCCGGATCGCAAGGATTATCTATACGGCCAGGATCGCAACCACGGGCGGCCGCGAGAACGGCGCCTCGCGCAGCTCCGACGGCCTGCTCGACATCAGGCTTTCGACACCCGGATCCATGCGAATTGGGACCAACCCGGAGCAATTGCTTGCGGCCGGGTGGTCGGCCAGCTTCGCCAGCGCGATCGTGTCGGCGGCCCACGAAAGGAAGCTCACGCTGCCGGCCGGAGTGAGCATCAGTGCCGAGGTCGATCTCAATCTCGGGGACGACGGCTACTCGCTCAGCACCCGGCTCAATGTCGCGCTGCCCGGTGTGGAGCACGAAGCGGCGCGCGCCCTGATCGAACAGGCGCACGATATTTGCCCCTACTCGAAAGCCACCCGCGGCAACGTCGAGATTTCGATCAACCTGCTCTGA
- a CDS encoding FAD-dependent monooxygenase, translating into MHSHHPARHDVVIAGAGPVGLFLACELRLAELSVLVLERAEDPRSPLKRLPFGMRGLSAPTIEAFYRRGWLDDIAAPQRAKDDPSNGSTSGAAHWMQQARRPGGHFAGIQFYLDNIDTSKWQYRLPSPAGTSMAVDMESLESALAARASAMGVEIRRGLGVEDLSQSDEDVTIRAGGESFRARWLVGCDGGRSTVRKAAGFEFAGTDPEFTGYSVDVEMADPDKLRPGRHYTPTGMYTYSAPGTIAMVDFDGGAFHRNQPITREHVQGVLRRVSGTDVTLRALRLATTWTDRACQATAYRNGRVLLAGDAAHIHSPLGGQGLNLGLGDAMNLGWKLAATIRGNAPAGLLDSYASERHPVGAQVLDWSRAQVALMRPNRSSRALEAIIRDLIDTRDGATYFAERVWGVSLRYDLGGSHPLMGRGVPDFELVDGTKIGDLMSEGRGLLLDFDSRAPLRALASRWSGRITYVAGDARDRLGLSAVLVRPDGFVAFASEDAPDDEEIARAASRWFGEPG; encoded by the coding sequence ATGCACAGCCATCACCCGGCTCGCCATGATGTCGTGATTGCCGGTGCCGGCCCCGTCGGCCTGTTTCTCGCCTGCGAGCTGCGGCTCGCTGAGCTCTCGGTTCTGGTGCTGGAGCGGGCCGAAGACCCGCGCTCGCCCCTGAAGCGGCTTCCGTTCGGAATGCGCGGCCTCTCGGCGCCCACCATCGAAGCCTTCTACCGTCGCGGCTGGCTCGACGACATCGCGGCGCCGCAACGCGCGAAAGATGACCCAAGTAACGGCAGCACTTCGGGCGCCGCACATTGGATGCAACAGGCGCGCCGCCCGGGCGGCCATTTCGCCGGCATCCAGTTCTACCTGGACAATATCGACACCTCGAAGTGGCAGTACCGCCTGCCAAGTCCAGCCGGCACCAGCATGGCGGTCGACATGGAATCCCTCGAATCCGCCCTGGCCGCTCGCGCAAGCGCGATGGGCGTCGAGATCAGGCGCGGCCTCGGCGTCGAGGACCTCAGCCAGTCGGACGAAGACGTGACCATTCGCGCCGGCGGCGAGAGCTTTCGCGCGCGCTGGCTGGTCGGTTGTGACGGCGGCCGCAGCACGGTGCGCAAGGCTGCCGGCTTCGAGTTCGCCGGCACCGATCCCGAGTTCACCGGCTATTCCGTCGACGTCGAGATGGCCGATCCGGACAAGCTCCGCCCAGGCCGTCACTACACGCCGACGGGCATGTATACGTACTCGGCGCCCGGGACCATCGCGATGGTCGACTTCGACGGCGGCGCGTTCCACCGCAACCAGCCGATCACGCGCGAGCATGTGCAGGGGGTCTTGCGCCGGGTTTCCGGCACGGACGTCACCCTGAGGGCCCTCCGGCTTGCCACCACCTGGACGGACCGTGCCTGCCAGGCGACAGCCTACCGCAACGGACGGGTGCTGCTCGCCGGCGACGCCGCGCACATCCATTCTCCTTTGGGTGGCCAAGGGCTCAATCTCGGGCTCGGCGACGCGATGAACCTCGGCTGGAAGCTGGCCGCGACCATCCGCGGCAACGCGCCGGCCGGTCTGCTCGACAGCTATGCGAGCGAACGCCATCCGGTGGGGGCGCAGGTTCTCGACTGGTCGCGCGCCCAAGTCGCGCTCATGCGGCCGAACCGGAGTTCGCGCGCGCTCGAAGCCATCATCCGCGATCTCATCGACACGCGCGACGGCGCGACCTACTTCGCCGAGCGCGTGTGGGGAGTTTCCCTCCGCTACGATCTTGGCGGCAGCCACCCGCTCATGGGCCGCGGCGTTCCCGACTTCGAACTGGTCGACGGTACGAAAATCGGCGATCTGATGAGCGAGGGGAGAGGTCTGTTGCTGGACTTTGACTCGCGTGCACCGTTGCGGGCACTCGCCAGCCGGTGGAGTGGGCGGATCACCTACGTCGCAGGCGACGCCAGGGATCGGTTGGGGTTGAGCGCTGTGCTGGTGCGCCCCGATGGTTTCGTTGCCTTCGCCAGCGAGGACGCGCCTGACGACGAGGAAATTGCCCGAGCCGCGTCGCGATGGTTCGGCGAACCCGGATAG
- a CDS encoding alpha/beta hydrolase has product MNTTSFPETIDERRRHMIGAAAMGFAIAELGLVAPASAASPGADQAATPSGNAPLTQFGPLKQVDAGVLKVGYAEQGPADGPPVILLHGWPYDIHTYVDVAAILASKGYRVIVPHLRGYGTTRFLSDGTVRNGQQAAIATDIIALMDALAIQKAIVGGCDWGARTANIIAALWPERCKAMVSVSGYLIGNQQAGKAPLPPKAELQWWYQFYFATDRGRAGYEKYTNDFARLIWELASPQWKFDDATFLRSAAAFDNPDHVAIVIHNYRWRLGLAQGEPKFDELEARLAKAPVISVPTITLEGDANGAPHPDPSAYAKMFSDRYSHRTITGGIGHNLPQEAPQAFADAIIEVAA; this is encoded by the coding sequence ATGAACACCACCAGTTTTCCGGAGACGATCGATGAGCGCCGTCGTCACATGATCGGCGCCGCGGCAATGGGCTTCGCGATTGCCGAGCTCGGCCTCGTCGCGCCGGCGAGCGCTGCCTCCCCTGGAGCGGACCAGGCGGCTACGCCATCCGGGAACGCGCCGCTGACGCAATTCGGCCCACTCAAGCAGGTCGATGCCGGTGTGCTGAAGGTCGGCTATGCCGAGCAGGGACCGGCGGACGGTCCACCGGTGATCCTGCTGCATGGCTGGCCCTACGACATCCACACCTATGTCGATGTGGCTGCGATCCTGGCGTCCAAGGGGTACCGCGTGATCGTGCCGCATCTGCGCGGCTATGGCACCACGCGCTTTCTGTCGGACGGGACGGTGCGCAACGGCCAGCAGGCGGCGATCGCAACCGACATCATCGCCCTGATGGATGCGCTGGCCATCCAGAAGGCGATCGTCGGCGGCTGCGACTGGGGCGCGCGGACCGCGAACATCATCGCCGCGCTGTGGCCGGAGCGCTGCAAGGCGATGGTCTCGGTCAGCGGCTATCTCATCGGCAACCAGCAGGCCGGCAAGGCGCCGTTGCCGCCGAAGGCCGAACTGCAGTGGTGGTACCAGTTTTACTTCGCCACGGATCGCGGTCGCGCCGGCTATGAGAAATACACCAATGATTTCGCCAGGCTGATCTGGGAGCTGGCATCGCCGCAGTGGAAGTTCGACGATGCCACCTTCCTGCGCAGCGCTGCGGCTTTCGACAATCCGGATCACGTCGCCATCGTCATCCACAATTACCGTTGGCGGCTCGGTCTCGCTCAGGGCGAGCCGAAGTTTGACGAGCTCGAGGCGCGGCTCGCCAAGGCGCCGGTCATCAGCGTGCCGACGATCACGCTGGAGGGCGACGCCAATGGCGCACCGCACCCGGACCCCAGCGCCTACGCGAAGATGTTCTCGGACAGATACAGCCACCGGACGATCACCGGCGGCATCGGGCACAACCTGCCCCAGGAAGCGCCACAGGCCTTTGCCGATGCCATTATCGAGGTCGCCGCGTGA
- a CDS encoding TIGR00730 family Rossman fold protein: MTTRSIKTIAVFCGSNFGASDDFAEGARALGRALGEAGITMVYGGTTKGLMGVVAEAALASGGGVHGVITQSLHQRGHSHAGLTRHEIVPTLRSRKERMAELADAFIAMPGGIGTMEELMEVWTMNQLSEIDKPVGLLNTAGFFTAFLEFIDHMVETKFLPAAHRHSISVDADANTLIDKLRNYARVDVPKWL, from the coding sequence ATGACAACGCGTTCCATCAAGACCATCGCCGTATTCTGCGGATCGAACTTCGGTGCTTCCGACGACTTTGCCGAGGGAGCGCGCGCGCTCGGCCGGGCTTTGGGCGAAGCCGGGATCACCATGGTCTATGGCGGAACGACCAAGGGTCTGATGGGCGTCGTCGCAGAGGCCGCGCTGGCTTCCGGCGGCGGCGTGCATGGCGTCATCACGCAGAGCCTGCACCAGCGCGGGCACTCGCATGCCGGCCTGACCCGGCACGAAATCGTGCCGACCCTGCGCAGCCGGAAAGAGCGCATGGCCGAGCTGGCCGATGCCTTCATCGCGATGCCCGGAGGCATCGGGACCATGGAAGAACTCATGGAAGTCTGGACCATGAACCAGCTGTCGGAGATCGACAAACCGGTAGGTCTCCTGAACACCGCCGGGTTCTTCACAGCGTTCCTGGAGTTCATCGACCATATGGTCGAGACCAAATTCCTGCCCGCGGCACATCGTCATTCGATATCGGTGGATGCAGACGCGAATACCCTGATCGACAAGCTGCGCAACTATGCGCGCGTCGATGTGCCCAAGTGGCTGTAG
- a CDS encoding acetamidase/formamidase family protein, with the protein MALADTSDVKGPAPVIIAKSGEHCKDDPNCFNRIHYAIKPVAHVMPGQQFVLETRDGLDSDLDFNSTPADVAAVNLNRCHPLTGPVHIEGAKRGDAIAVTVVDIAPDEFGTTTIVPGFGFLRDVFPDPYIVHWELNGLEARSKDMPGIAVPKNAFMGTVGVLPDKPELDKWLKREKALAEAGGAVLLPQPVDALPTDICGVDGTAKDECVRTVPPRENGGNVDAKETVVGTTLLFPCFIDGCGLFAGDVHFAMGGGEVAGTAIEMGARVTLQAKVLPGGASRLSTMHFEGGAQLKSLAPSSFYAITGLPLKSVGELPVFSTYLGGQKIAPLENLSEDLTLAARNATLSMIDFLVKTRGLTREQAYVLVSVAVDLNISQVVDVPNVGVTAILNRDVFKEE; encoded by the coding sequence ATGGCATTGGCCGATACCAGCGACGTCAAGGGTCCGGCCCCGGTGATCATCGCCAAGTCGGGCGAGCACTGCAAAGACGATCCGAACTGCTTCAACCGTATTCACTACGCGATCAAGCCGGTCGCCCATGTGATGCCCGGGCAGCAATTCGTGCTCGAGACCCGCGACGGGCTCGATTCCGATCTGGACTTCAATTCGACGCCCGCGGATGTGGCGGCCGTCAATCTCAACCGCTGCCATCCGCTGACCGGACCCGTCCATATCGAGGGGGCAAAGCGCGGGGACGCGATTGCGGTTACCGTGGTGGACATAGCTCCCGATGAATTCGGCACCACCACGATCGTGCCGGGCTTCGGCTTCCTGCGCGATGTGTTTCCCGATCCGTACATCGTCCATTGGGAGCTCAACGGCCTCGAAGCGCGCTCGAAGGACATGCCGGGTATCGCGGTTCCCAAGAATGCGTTCATGGGCACGGTCGGCGTACTGCCGGACAAGCCGGAACTCGACAAGTGGCTGAAGCGGGAGAAGGCGCTGGCCGAGGCGGGTGGTGCGGTGCTGCTGCCCCAGCCGGTCGACGCGCTGCCGACGGATATTTGCGGCGTCGATGGGACGGCGAAGGACGAATGCGTGCGGACCGTTCCGCCGCGCGAGAACGGCGGCAATGTCGACGCCAAGGAGACCGTGGTCGGCACCACGCTGCTGTTCCCTTGCTTCATCGACGGCTGCGGGCTGTTCGCCGGCGATGTCCACTTCGCCATGGGCGGCGGCGAGGTGGCCGGCACGGCCATCGAGATGGGCGCCAGGGTGACGCTGCAGGCCAAGGTCCTTCCGGGCGGTGCGTCGCGGCTTTCGACCATGCACTTCGAGGGCGGCGCCCAGCTCAAGTCACTCGCGCCGTCGAGTTTCTACGCGATCACTGGGCTTCCGCTGAAGTCCGTGGGCGAATTGCCGGTGTTCTCCACCTACCTTGGTGGCCAGAAGATCGCTCCGCTTGAAAACCTCTCGGAGGACCTCACGCTGGCAGCGCGAAACGCCACGCTCAGCATGATCGACTTCCTGGTCAAGACCAGGGGGCTGACCCGCGAGCAGGCCTACGTTCTGGTCAGCGTGGCCGTCGACCTCAACATCTCGCAGGTCGTCGATGTGCCGAATGTGGGCGTCACGGCGATCCTCAATCGCGACGTGTTCAAGGAGGAATGA
- a CDS encoding epoxide hydrolase family protein produces MGIAAAGAASLFPSPSLAAAAGDQIRPFTISFPPEDVADLRRRVAATRWPDKETVTDTTQGVQLATARKLAQYWASDYDWSKCEAQLKALPNFVTEIDGLDIHFIHVRSKHDKALPVIITHGWPGSIIEQIKIIAPLTDPTAHGGSAADAFDVVIPSLPGYGFSGKPTAPGWTPVRIAKAWATLMQRLGYTKYVAQGGDWGNAVTELMAVQEPPGLLGIHTNMAATVPADISKALAAGGPPPAGLSPDEKRAWDQLDDFYKNGLGYAIEMNNRPQTLYGIVDSPVGLAAWMLDHDIRSYELIAGVFDGKSEGLTRDDILDNVTLYWLTNTPISSARLYWDNAHFPTGGFFDPRGIKIPVAVSAFPDEIYQAPQSWAQKAYPKLIHYNRLPKGGHFAAWEQPAAFTAELRTSFRPLRQQI; encoded by the coding sequence ATGGGCATTGCCGCCGCAGGTGCTGCAAGCCTGTTCCCGTCGCCCTCGCTCGCCGCCGCGGCGGGCGACCAGATTCGCCCGTTCACCATCAGCTTCCCGCCGGAGGACGTCGCCGATCTGCGCCGGCGCGTGGCCGCAACCCGCTGGCCGGACAAGGAGACGGTCACGGACACCACGCAGGGCGTGCAACTCGCGACCGCCCGCAAGCTCGCGCAGTATTGGGCGAGCGACTATGACTGGAGCAAATGCGAGGCGCAGTTGAAGGCGCTGCCGAACTTCGTCACCGAGATCGACGGGCTCGACATTCACTTCATCCATGTCCGCTCGAAGCACGACAAGGCGCTGCCGGTGATCATCACCCACGGCTGGCCCGGCTCGATCATCGAGCAGATCAAGATCATCGCGCCGCTCACCGATCCCACGGCGCATGGCGGCAGCGCAGCGGACGCGTTCGACGTGGTGATCCCCTCGCTGCCCGGCTACGGCTTCTCCGGCAAGCCGACGGCGCCCGGCTGGACGCCGGTCCGCATCGCCAAGGCCTGGGCGACGCTGATGCAGCGCCTCGGCTACACCAAGTACGTCGCGCAGGGCGGCGACTGGGGCAACGCCGTAACCGAGCTGATGGCGGTGCAGGAACCGCCGGGATTGCTCGGCATCCACACCAACATGGCGGCCACCGTCCCTGCCGACATCTCGAAGGCGCTCGCCGCCGGCGGCCCGCCGCCTGCCGGCCTGTCGCCGGACGAAAAGCGCGCCTGGGATCAGCTCGACGATTTCTACAAGAACGGGCTGGGCTATGCGATCGAGATGAACAACCGCCCGCAGACGCTCTACGGCATCGTGGACTCGCCGGTCGGACTGGCGGCCTGGATGCTCGACCACGACATTCGCAGCTACGAGCTGATCGCCGGCGTGTTCGACGGCAAGTCCGAGGGCCTGACGCGCGACGACATCCTCGACAATGTCACCCTGTACTGGCTGACCAACACCCCGATCTCCTCGGCGCGCCTCTATTGGGACAATGCGCACTTTCCGACGGGAGGCTTCTTCGACCCCCGCGGCATCAAGATCCCGGTCGCCGTGAGCGCCTTCCCGGACGAGATCTACCAGGCGCCGCAGAGCTGGGCGCAGAAGGCGTATCCGAAGCTGATCCATTACAACCGGCTGCCCAAGGGCGGCCACTTCGCCGCCTGGGAACAGCCCGCGGCCTTCACCGCCGAGCTCAGGACGTCATTCCGTCCGCTGCGCCAGCAAATCTGA
- a CDS encoding NAD(P)H-dependent oxidoreductase: MKEILHVSCSPRGNASESYRLSQKIIDHLMEREPEAIVVKRAIGGAVIPNVDENYAISQQSSADVSKDGSMIYSEQLIRELESADFVVISTPMHNLTVPAALKAWIDHIVRARRTFNVTSAGKVGTLQDRPVYVAIASGGRFSGERARQPDFLTPYLTTILGTIGLHDLTFFSVQGTGSGPDAIAQSRAITDQQLQAHFYSALLTL; the protein is encoded by the coding sequence ATGAAAGAGATCCTGCATGTCAGCTGCAGCCCTCGCGGCAATGCCTCCGAGAGCTACCGGCTGTCGCAAAAGATAATCGACCATTTGATGGAGAGAGAGCCGGAGGCGATCGTCGTAAAGCGGGCGATCGGCGGCGCCGTCATACCGAATGTCGACGAGAATTACGCGATCTCCCAGCAGTCATCGGCGGATGTCTCCAAAGACGGCTCGATGATCTATTCCGAACAGCTCATCCGGGAACTGGAGAGCGCGGACTTCGTGGTCATCAGCACCCCGATGCATAATCTCACCGTGCCCGCCGCGCTGAAGGCGTGGATCGATCACATCGTTCGCGCGCGCCGGACCTTCAACGTGACCAGCGCTGGAAAAGTCGGCACGCTGCAAGACCGTCCGGTTTATGTCGCCATCGCATCCGGCGGAAGATTTTCCGGCGAGCGTGCGCGTCAGCCGGATTTTCTCACGCCCTATCTGACGACCATCCTGGGCACCATCGGCCTGCACGATTTGACGTTCTTCTCGGTCCAGGGAACGGGATCGGGACCGGATGCCATCGCCCAGTCCAGAGCCATTACCGATCAGCAACTTCAAGCGCATTTCTATTCGGCGCTGCTGACCTTGTGA
- a CDS encoding VOC family protein: MEKETTMSDTASARPVDLKLEVVVIPVADVDRSKQFYAGLGWRLDADFPVGDTFRVVQFTPPGSPGSIHFGKGLTAAAPGSAQGLYLIVADIVAARADLVAHGADVSDVFHRAGPGQPAINGRDPEGRSYVSFATFNDPDGNGWLLQEITTRFPGRIDSKATSFGSGADLAAALRRAATAHGEHEKRTGGRHDETWPDWYAQYMVAEQLGRELPK, encoded by the coding sequence ATGGAAAAGGAAACGACCATGTCAGACACCGCAAGTGCGCGTCCCGTCGACCTGAAGCTCGAGGTCGTCGTCATCCCGGTCGCGGACGTCGACCGCTCCAAGCAGTTCTACGCGGGCCTCGGCTGGCGGCTCGATGCCGACTTCCCGGTCGGCGACACGTTCCGGGTGGTGCAGTTCACGCCTCCCGGCTCGCCGGGCTCGATCCACTTCGGCAAGGGGCTCACCGCGGCCGCGCCGGGCTCGGCTCAGGGGCTCTATCTCATCGTGGCGGACATCGTGGCGGCGCGCGCCGACCTCGTCGCCCACGGCGCCGATGTGAGCGACGTGTTCCACCGTGCCGGACCGGGACAGCCGGCCATCAATGGCCGGGATCCGGAGGGACGCAGCTACGTGTCCTTTGCGACGTTCAACGATCCCGACGGCAATGGCTGGCTGCTCCAGGAGATCACCACCCGGTTTCCGGGCCGGATCGACTCGAAGGCGACCAGCTTCGGCTCCGGAGCCGACCTCGCGGCAGCGCTGCGGCGCGCGGCGACCGCGCATGGCGAGCACGAAAAGCGCACCGGCGGCCGGCACGACGAGACCTGGCCGGACTGGTACGCGCAATACATGGTGGCCGAGCAGCTCGGCCGGGAACTGCCGAAGTAG
- a CDS encoding winged helix-turn-helix domain-containing protein → MTTAAVQTKDGVSFGPFHLVANERLLTKAGAPVELGARALDLLVVLISAPNEVVSKKDLLSRVWPDVVVEEGSLRFHIASLRKALGDGQDGARYITTLPGRGYCFVASVSRTGGGSDDAPVAAHFPHANLPTRLGRMVGRDDDVLKLSARLNASRFVTVVGAGGVGKTTVAIAVGHHLVDAFSGAVLFVDLGMLGDPGLVTTAMASMLGLSVQSNDATPNLIAYLRDKRILLILDTCEHVVDVVASLAASIIDAAPQVHILATSREALRVESEQIYRLDALAYPPDEPGLTAAMVQAFPATQLFVERAVASGARLDISDAEALLVASICRKLDGVALAIELAARRVESHGLQQTAALLDQRLTLLWLGSRTAPPRQKTLQATLDWSFGLLTELERVVLRRLAVFVGHFTLDAVLEVVTSATLDRATVLGAMDSLVAKSIVATRPIGAMVRYRLLDTTRAYVLDIRIDEAEAADVAVRHAAYYRRWLEQTGIEWPNLATGEERTPHFAAINNVRAALDWCFGTNGNTDIGIGLAVAAAPVFLAMSLLPECHRWSERAIFALDDAALGGLDEMHLQAALGVSLMFTRGGRGAARIALERSFAIAGERGDALDQVHLLGPLNMFHLRTGNFTAALQFARSCSAIAATLEDPVAIALAHAILGISLHLRGDLAEARTELEAALDRGPRSQRTTTIYLGFEGKILARAILARNLWLQGHPDQAMACARQAVEEAAAMDHSLTLAIALVWAISVFLWTGDVRSAEAYIDRLIARAETHSMAPYLLVGRGFRSEVAIRRGDAAAGVEGLRSSLQKLHAAPYELLSTELNLSLAGGLAAIGQVDEAIALIDESLGQVETNGNRLYLPELLRKKASLLLQLPESNRNEARACLMQALELSRSQGARAWELRSAIDMAALMTGTGEIDSARALLQPVFAQFVEGVGTADLKAAEQLLATPR, encoded by the coding sequence ATGACGACAGCGGCAGTTCAGACCAAGGACGGAGTGTCGTTTGGTCCTTTCCATCTGGTTGCGAACGAACGGCTGCTCACCAAGGCGGGGGCGCCCGTGGAGTTGGGCGCGCGCGCCCTCGACCTTCTCGTCGTCCTGATTTCCGCGCCGAACGAAGTCGTCAGCAAGAAGGATCTGCTGTCGCGGGTCTGGCCCGATGTCGTGGTCGAAGAAGGCAGCCTGAGATTTCACATCGCCAGCCTCCGCAAGGCGCTGGGCGATGGCCAGGACGGCGCGCGCTACATCACGACCCTGCCAGGGCGGGGCTATTGCTTCGTCGCATCGGTCTCGCGAACGGGCGGCGGCAGTGACGATGCGCCCGTCGCCGCCCATTTTCCGCACGCAAATCTTCCCACTCGCCTGGGCAGGATGGTCGGACGCGATGACGATGTCCTCAAGCTGTCGGCTCGGCTGAACGCGTCACGCTTCGTCACCGTCGTCGGCGCCGGCGGGGTCGGCAAGACCACCGTCGCCATAGCCGTCGGACATCATCTGGTCGACGCCTTCTCGGGAGCCGTGCTGTTCGTCGATCTCGGCATGCTCGGCGATCCCGGCCTGGTGACGACCGCCATGGCCTCGATGCTCGGGCTGTCGGTTCAATCGAATGACGCGACGCCCAATCTGATCGCCTATCTGCGCGACAAGCGCATCCTGCTGATCCTCGATACATGCGAGCATGTCGTCGACGTGGTGGCGAGCCTGGCTGCGAGCATCATCGACGCGGCACCACAGGTGCACATATTGGCGACCAGCCGCGAGGCGCTTCGGGTCGAGAGCGAGCAGATCTATCGGCTGGATGCGCTCGCCTATCCGCCGGACGAGCCTGGGCTCACCGCGGCGATGGTCCAGGCGTTCCCGGCCACGCAATTGTTCGTGGAGCGCGCGGTCGCAAGCGGCGCGCGTCTGGACATCAGCGATGCCGAGGCGCTGCTGGTCGCCAGCATCTGCCGAAAGCTCGACGGCGTGGCGCTGGCGATCGAACTGGCGGCCAGGCGCGTCGAATCCCACGGCCTGCAACAGACGGCCGCGCTGCTCGATCAGCGCCTGACGCTGCTTTGGCTGGGGTCGCGAACCGCGCCGCCGCGCCAGAAGACCTTGCAGGCCACGCTGGACTGGAGCTTCGGGCTCCTCACCGAACTCGAACGCGTGGTGCTGCGCCGGCTCGCCGTATTCGTCGGCCATTTCACGCTCGATGCGGTGCTGGAAGTGGTCACCAGCGCCACCCTCGACCGGGCGACCGTCCTTGGCGCCATGGACAGTCTCGTCGCCAAATCGATCGTGGCGACGCGTCCGATCGGGGCGATGGTGCGCTATCGCCTGCTCGACACCACGCGCGCCTATGTCCTCGATATCAGGATCGATGAGGCCGAGGCTGCCGACGTGGCCGTGCGCCACGCCGCCTATTATCGACGCTGGCTGGAGCAGACCGGGATCGAATGGCCGAACCTTGCGACCGGCGAGGAGCGCACCCCGCATTTCGCCGCCATCAACAATGTCCGCGCCGCCCTGGATTGGTGCTTCGGCACGAACGGGAACACCGACATCGGCATCGGCCTCGCCGTCGCTGCCGCGCCGGTGTTCCTGGCGATGTCCCTGCTGCCGGAATGCCATCGCTGGTCCGAGCGCGCGATCTTCGCTCTTGACGATGCCGCCCTCGGCGGGCTCGACGAGATGCATCTTCAGGCGGCCCTCGGCGTGTCCCTGATGTTCACGCGGGGAGGGCGCGGTGCGGCACGTATAGCCCTGGAAAGAAGCTTCGCAATCGCCGGGGAACGCGGCGATGCGCTCGATCAGGTGCATCTGCTGGGTCCGCTCAACATGTTCCATCTGCGGACCGGAAACTTCACGGCGGCTCTCCAATTCGCCAGAAGCTGTTCCGCCATCGCCGCGACGCTGGAGGATCCGGTCGCGATTGCCCTGGCACACGCCATTCTGGGGATTTCGCTTCACCTTCGCGGTGACCTTGCCGAAGCGCGCACCGAGCTCGAGGCGGCGCTGGATCGTGGGCCGCGCTCCCAGCGAACCACCACGATCTATCTCGGCTTCGAAGGCAAGATCCTGGCGCGGGCTATTCTGGCGAGAAACCTCTGGCTGCAAGGCCACCCGGATCAGGCCATGGCATGCGCCCGGCAAGCCGTCGAGGAAGCGGCCGCCATGGATCATTCCCTGACGCTGGCGATCGCGCTGGTCTGGGCGATATCGGTGTTCCTGTGGACCGGCGACGTGAGGAGTGCCGAGGCCTATATCGACAGGCTCATCGCCCGCGCCGAGACCCACTCCATGGCGCCTTATCTGCTGGTCGGTCGCGGCTTCCGGAGCGAAGTCGCGATCCGTCGCGGCGACGCTGCAGCCGGGGTCGAGGGCCTGCGGAGCTCGCTTCAGAAGCTGCACGCGGCGCCCTACGAATTGCTCTCGACCGAGCTCAACCTCTCGCTGGCCGGCGGACTGGCCGCGATCGGGCAGGTCGATGAAGCCATTGCGCTGATCGACGAGTCGCTCGGCCAGGTCGAGACGAACGGCAACCGATTGTACCTTCCCGAGTTGCTGCGGAAGAAGGCAAGCCTTCTCCTCCAGCTGCCGGAATCCAATCGCAATGAGGCCCGCGCCTGCCTCATGCAGGCACTGGAGCTGAGCCGGAGCCAGGGCGCGCGGGCCTGGGAGCTGCGAAGCGCAATCGACATGGCGGCGCTGATGACCGGCACAGGAGAAATCGACAGCGCCCGCGCGCTGTTGCAGCCGGTATTCGCGCAATTCGTGGAAGGCGTGGGCACTGCGGATTTGAAGGCCGCCGAGCAGCTGCTGGCCACGCCGCGCTAG